A region from the Planctomycetaceae bacterium genome encodes:
- a CDS encoding efflux transporter outer membrane subunit, which produces MQFKNKIYFVLITSGIFLTGCMVGPKYNRQETIADKAGWSFENASYSSDSNNPGRWWERFNDDTTNQLVEKAIARNYDIRIAAAQVLQAEATYKIAGGALLPHVTANSDSQLLRQNSGPPGSALEKTGRVTKTRTYTNVFSVSYVLDLFGGLRHAKQSQYNKLLASKADKNAVINSLIASVINARINIAAMQNRLAIAKSNAESLGKTLNIVEDRYKLGLVGPVDVRLARQNYAAAQSAIPDYELSLRLAQNAIDVLIAVQPGKTKPISDTIADLPLPQTIPVGLPATLLQRRPDIVAAEFKLKAQNEKIGQSIANMYPSLTFTGSMGWRSNASDSIFVDEAWLYSALLSISQPIFMGGQLKAQVEYDKALFSQHAAQYAKTVVTAMREVEDQAASENLLRKRLQYAQISFDEAKAAEILARDRYSRGVETLLTVLETERRRNSAEDSLAILKGQIWNARVNLFLALGGDWTG; this is translated from the coding sequence ATGCAGTTCAAAAATAAAATATATTTTGTTTTGATCACGAGCGGTATTTTTCTTACCGGCTGTATGGTCGGGCCGAAATATAATCGTCAGGAAACCATCGCGGATAAAGCGGGCTGGTCGTTTGAGAACGCTTCATACAGCTCCGACTCGAACAATCCCGGCAGATGGTGGGAAAGATTCAACGATGATACTACCAATCAGCTTGTAGAAAAAGCCATCGCGAGAAATTACGATATAAGAATAGCCGCTGCGCAGGTTCTTCAGGCCGAGGCGACATACAAAATCGCAGGCGGAGCACTATTGCCGCACGTTACAGCTAATTCGGACAGTCAATTACTGCGACAAAATTCAGGACCGCCCGGTTCTGCGCTTGAAAAAACCGGCAGAGTTACAAAGACACGTACATACACAAATGTTTTTTCCGTAAGTTACGTGCTCGACCTTTTCGGCGGACTGCGGCACGCGAAACAATCGCAATATAATAAACTGCTCGCGTCGAAAGCTGACAAGAACGCGGTGATAAATTCGCTGATTGCTTCGGTAATCAACGCCAGAATAAACATCGCGGCGATGCAAAACAGACTGGCAATCGCAAAGTCGAACGCTGAAAGTCTCGGCAAAACTCTAAATATCGTCGAAGACAGATACAAGCTCGGACTTGTCGGCCCTGTCGATGTTCGGCTGGCACGACAAAATTACGCCGCTGCGCAAAGTGCGATTCCTGATTATGAGTTGTCGCTGCGTCTGGCGCAAAACGCGATTGATGTTCTTATCGCAGTCCAGCCGGGCAAAACCAAACCGATAAGCGATACGATAGCCGATTTGCCTTTGCCGCAGACAATACCTGTCGGACTGCCGGCGACTTTATTGCAGCGAAGGCCGGATATCGTCGCGGCTGAATTTAAATTAAAAGCACAAAATGAAAAAATCGGACAGAGCATCGCGAATATGTATCCGAGTTTGACTTTCACCGGCTCAATGGGTTGGAGGTCGAATGCTTCGGACTCTATTTTCGTTGATGAAGCGTGGCTTTATTCGGCGCTGTTGAGTATTTCGCAGCCGATATTTATGGGCGGACAACTAAAAGCGCAGGTCGAATACGACAAAGCTTTGTTCAGCCAACATGCCGCCCAATACGCAAAAACGGTAGTAACGGCGATGCGTGAAGTCGAAGATCAGGCCGCTTCGGAAAACCTGCTGCGCAAACGGCTGCAATACGCGCAAATAAGTTTCGACGAGGCAAAGGCCGCTGAAATACTTGCCCGCGACCGGTACAGCAGAGGCGTGGAAACGCTGCTGACGGTTCTTGAGACTGAACGCCGAAGAAACTCGGCGGAGGATTCGCTTGCTATACTTAAAGGTCAAATTTGGAACGCAAGAGTTAATCTGTTCCTCGCTTTAGGCGGAGACTGGACGGGATAA